CTTGTTTATTGTTCAGTATTAACGTATCTTAATcataaagttttttttttataattactaTAAATCTAGAAAAACCTCATAATATAATGTACTTTGAACAATGTTAGGAGGAAGTGAGCaatattggaaaaaatttcaagtAATTTCCATCAAggataaacaaatataattactCATTTTATGTGTATGGCACgttttacataaaatgaCCTAACTCATTTTCTCCAaggtatatatttattcctctatatttttactttttattcaGAGATTTGCCTTCTCATTTTCAGGCGAATTAAATTCAGAAAATTATTACGATAAATTAGATAATACAACAGAATTTAGCAAATACTTTCCGCtttgtaataaattaataaccTATCCCAATGGCagaaaagttaaaataatttgtgctaagcttttaaaatatttgataactaataaaatattaagaaGCAAAGATAATGAATATGATTTTTGcattcttttaaattattgggTATTTAATagtttaaatttaattttccaatcaaaatataattcttatatttaCCGAGCTTTTGGTGATATTGAGCTTATATGGAATAGTTTTATTGaagataatttaaaagaaacTAAAAACGAAACATGTACAGCTATTTCTAAACTTATTACTCCTGATGATTGGAAATATAGGAAAGAATTGTATGATTACTTTGCTGATTATAATCAAATTATTCAAAACATAAAACTTTTTCCTAATAGGTGCGAGGATTTTTATGAGTACATAGAAAGTAAAGCTCACTTATATGAACATTTTAGTAACCGTTGTCAATCATCAAATCAAAATATGTGCCCAGATTTTTATAAGGATTGTATAGAGTATGATCCAAAAAAAGTGCTACGTACACTTAGTTGTCAtgacaaaatggaggagaaaaaagctGCTCTTTTGAAATTAAAGCCCGAATATTCAGGTGCAATGAGGTCTGATAGACAACCTGAAGCAGCAGTGCCTGAAGCTGTAATGCTTTCTTCAGGTGATTCAGAATTAAATCGCGTCAATTCCCATCCTGCGACAAAGGCAGGTAACATA
Above is a genomic segment from Plasmodium vivax scf_4074 genomic scaffold, whole genome shotgun sequence containing:
- a CDS encoding variable surface protein Vir14, putative (encoded by transcript PVX_006580A), coding for MLGGSEQYWKKFQRFAFSFSGELNSENYYDKLDNTTEFSKYFPLCNKLITYPNGRKVKIICAKLLKYLITNKILRSKDNEYDFCILLNYWVFNSLNLIFQSKYNSYIYRAFGDIELIWNSFIEDNLKETKNETCTAISKLITPDDWKYRKELYDYFADYNQIIQNIKLFPNRCEDFYEYIESKAHLYEHFSNRCQSSNQNMCPDFYKDCIEYDPKKVLRTLSCHDKMEEKKAALLKLKPEYSGAMRSDRQPEAAVPEAVMLSSGDSELNRVNSHPATKAGNILLGVVATSLTSGALYRFTPLGNMLRNGFGRNHNMRNFNGGDNGLFDYASESFNPYLGGAEEHYIGYHPA